A genomic segment from Chanos chanos chromosome 2, fChaCha1.1, whole genome shotgun sequence encodes:
- the bdnf gene encoding neurotrophic factor BDNF precursor form isoform X2: MTILFLTMVISYFSCMRAAPMREGPGVQGGHRAEGYLGAAAAAAAVAASAGRGHGTPQSGGGLTSLTDTFEQVIEELLDVEGEDTQHLGPGAEETKDVDLYASRVMISNQVPLEPPLLFLLEEYKNYLDAANMSMRVRRHSDPARRGELSVCDSISQWVTAVDKKTAIDMSGQTVTVLEKVPVPNGQLKQYFYETKCNPMGYTKEGCRGIDKRHYNSQCRTTQSYVRALTMDSKRKIGWRFIRIDTSCVCTLTIKRGR; encoded by the exons ATGACCATCCTGTTCCTTACTATGGTTATTTCATACTTCAGTTGCATGAGAGCTGCGCCCATGAGAGAGGGCCCGGGGGTGCAGGGGGGCCATCGGGCTGAGGGTTACCTgggtgctgctgctgccgccgccgccgTCGCTGCTTCGGCCGGCCGTGGCCACGGGACTCCACAGAGTGGGGGGGGGCTGACCTCACTCACGGATACTTTCGAGCAGGTCATAGAGGAGCTGCTGGACGTGGAAGGGGAGGATACGCAGCACCTCGGGCCAGGGGCTGA GGAAACAAAGGACGTCGACTTGTACGCATCGCGGGTGATGATCAGCAACCAAGTGCCTTTGGAGCCACCATTGCTCTTTCTATTGGAGGAATACAAAAACTACCTGGACGCCGCCAACATGTCGATGCGTGTGCGGCGGCACTCTGACCCCGCACGGCGCGGGGAGCTCAGCGTGTGTGACAGTATTAGCCAGTGGGTGACGGCCGTGGACAAAAAGACGGCCATAGACATGTCCGGCCAGACCGTCACCGTTCTAGAGAAGGTTCCGGTACCTAACGGTCAGCTGAAGCAATACTTTTACGAGACCAAATGCAACCCAATGGGGTATACAAAGGAGGGCTGCCGGGGAATAGACAAGCGGCACTATAACTCACAATGCCGGACAACCCAGTCGTATGTTCGGGCGCTCACCATGGATAGCAAAAGGAAGATCGGCTGGCGGTTTATAAGGATAGACACTTCCTGTGTATGCACATTGACCATTAAGAGGGGAAGATAG
- the bdnf gene encoding neurotrophic factor BDNF precursor form isoform X1, with protein sequence MTILFLTMVISYFSCMRAAPMREGPGVQGGHRAEGYLGAAAAAAAVAASAGRGHGTPQSGGGLTSLTDTFEQVIEELLDVEGEDTQHLGPGADQGQGGGGPGAAAAAAAAAAVAAETKDVDLYASRVMISNQVPLEPPLLFLLEEYKNYLDAANMSMRVRRHSDPARRGELSVCDSISQWVTAVDKKTAIDMSGQTVTVLEKVPVPNGQLKQYFYETKCNPMGYTKEGCRGIDKRHYNSQCRTTQSYVRALTMDSKRKIGWRFIRIDTSCVCTLTIKRGR encoded by the coding sequence ATGACCATCCTGTTCCTTACTATGGTTATTTCATACTTCAGTTGCATGAGAGCTGCGCCCATGAGAGAGGGCCCGGGGGTGCAGGGGGGCCATCGGGCTGAGGGTTACCTgggtgctgctgctgccgccgccgccgTCGCTGCTTCGGCCGGCCGTGGCCACGGGACTCCACAGAGTGGGGGGGGGCTGACCTCACTCACGGATACTTTCGAGCAGGTCATAGAGGAGCTGCTGGACGTGGAAGGGGAGGATACGCAGCACCTCGGGCCAGGGGCTGATCAGGGCCAGGGAGGGGGGGGCCCCGgggccgccgccgccgccgccgctgcAGCCGCAGTCGCCGCGGAAACAAAGGACGTCGACTTGTACGCATCGCGGGTGATGATCAGCAACCAAGTGCCTTTGGAGCCACCATTGCTCTTTCTATTGGAGGAATACAAAAACTACCTGGACGCCGCCAACATGTCGATGCGTGTGCGGCGGCACTCTGACCCCGCACGGCGCGGGGAGCTCAGCGTGTGTGACAGTATTAGCCAGTGGGTGACGGCCGTGGACAAAAAGACGGCCATAGACATGTCCGGCCAGACCGTCACCGTTCTAGAGAAGGTTCCGGTACCTAACGGTCAGCTGAAGCAATACTTTTACGAGACCAAATGCAACCCAATGGGGTATACAAAGGAGGGCTGCCGGGGAATAGACAAGCGGCACTATAACTCACAATGCCGGACAACCCAGTCGTATGTTCGGGCGCTCACCATGGATAGCAAAAGGAAGATCGGCTGGCGGTTTATAAGGATAGACACTTCCTGTGTATGCACATTGACCATTAAGAGGGGAAGATAG
- the lin7c gene encoding protein lin-7 homolog C isoform X1 produces the protein MASLGEPVRLERDISRAIELLDKLQRTGEVPPQKLQALQRVLQSEFCNAVREVYEHVYETVDINSSPEVRANATAKATVAAFAASEGHSHPRVVELPKTEEGLGFNIMGGKEQNSPIYISRIIPGGIADRHGGLKRGDQLLSVNGVSVEGEHHEKAVELLKAAQGTVKLVVRYTPKVLEEMESRFEKMRSAKRRQQNNYPR, from the exons ATGGCCTCTTTGGGGGAACCTGTACGGCTTGAAAGAG ACATATCCCGTGCCATTGAGCTTTTGGATAAGCTCCAGAGAACAGGGGAGGTTCCCCCGCAGAAGCTTCAGGCTTTGCAGAGAGTTTTGCAGAGTGAGTTTTGCAACGCTGTGCGTGAG GTATATGAGCACGTGTATGAGACAGTGGATATTAACAGTAGCCCAGAGGTCAGAGCCAACGCCACAGCAAAG GCTACGGTAGCAGCATTTGCAGCCAGTGAAGGGCACTCACACCCGCGGGTCGTGGAGCTGCCCAAAACAGAGGAGGGCTTAGGCTTCAACATCATGGGTGGAAAGGAACAAAACTCGCCCATCTACATCTCGCGCATCATCCCGGGAGGCATAGCAGACCGCCACGGGGGCCTGAAAAGAGGCGACCAACTGCTGTCCGTCAACGGGGTC agtgtggaGGGAGAACACCATGAAAAGGCAGTGGAGCTGTTGAAGGCTGCTCAGGGCACAGTGAAACTGGTGGTCAGGTACACCCCTAAAGTCCTGGAGGAGATGGAGTCTCGTTTTGAGAAGATGAGATCAGCCAAACGCCGGCAACAGAACAACTATCCTCGTTAG
- the lin7c gene encoding protein lin-7 homolog C isoform X2, producing the protein MASLGEPVRLERDISRAIELLDKLQRTGEVPPQKLQALQRVLQSEFCNAVREVYEHVYETVDINSSPEVRANATAKSVEGEHHEKAVELLKAAQGTVKLVVRYTPKVLEEMESRFEKMRSAKRRQQNNYPR; encoded by the exons ATGGCCTCTTTGGGGGAACCTGTACGGCTTGAAAGAG ACATATCCCGTGCCATTGAGCTTTTGGATAAGCTCCAGAGAACAGGGGAGGTTCCCCCGCAGAAGCTTCAGGCTTTGCAGAGAGTTTTGCAGAGTGAGTTTTGCAACGCTGTGCGTGAG GTATATGAGCACGTGTATGAGACAGTGGATATTAACAGTAGCCCAGAGGTCAGAGCCAACGCCACAGCAAAG agtgtggaGGGAGAACACCATGAAAAGGCAGTGGAGCTGTTGAAGGCTGCTCAGGGCACAGTGAAACTGGTGGTCAGGTACACCCCTAAAGTCCTGGAGGAGATGGAGTCTCGTTTTGAGAAGATGAGATCAGCCAAACGCCGGCAACAGAACAACTATCCTCGTTAG